The following are encoded in a window of Blattabacterium cuenoti genomic DNA:
- a CDS encoding DUF2795 domain-containing protein, whose product MYWTLELASHLEDAPWPATKEELIDFAIRTGAPLEVVENLQQLENGEGEVFESIEDIWADYPRDDEDFYWNRDEYEL is encoded by the coding sequence ATGTATTGGACTTTAGAATTAGCTTCTCATTTAGAAGATGCCCCTTGGCCAGCAACAAAAGAGGAATTAATTGATTTTGCTATTCGCACTGGCGCTCCATTAGAAGTCGTGGAAAATCTTCAACAATTAGAAAATGGAGAAGGAGAAGTTTTTGAATCCATAGAAGATATATGGGCGGATTATCCACGTGATGACGAAGATTTTTATTGGAATAGAGATGAATATGAACTTTAA
- a CDS encoding HU family DNA-binding protein, translating into MNKTELVNSIAEKTGMTKIKAKNVTDAFIETVIESLKKGNKVTLVGFGTFSVVERNPRNGVNPRTGKKIFIPGKKVAKFKIGAELTNL; encoded by the coding sequence ATGAACAAAACAGAATTGGTGAATTCAATAGCTGAAAAAACAGGGATGACGAAAATAAAAGCAAAAAACGTTACGGATGCATTTATTGAAACGGTTATTGAATCCCTAAAAAAAGGAAATAAGGTTACCTTAGTTGGATTTGGTACCTTTTCTGTTGTAGAAAGAAATCCAAGAAATGGGGTTAATCCTAGAACAGGAAAAAAAATTTTCATTCCAGGAAAAAAGGTCGCTAAATTCAAAATAGGCGCAGAATTAACAAATTTGTAA
- the pdxH gene encoding pyridoxamine 5'-phosphate oxidase — protein sequence MIFDLSNYRKIYKKNSLIETEVPLDPFKLFHKWFQEEKNIHKVNEEYNAMSISTIGEDGVPETRIVLLKMYSEEGFIFYTNYRSLKGRSIQKRPKVCISFYWPNTERQILIKGNVMKLSKNQSDEYFSKRPIENQVGCWASKQSTVVLSKQHLLIQYRKWSSFFKKNIIKRPFDWGGYIVKPYKMEFWQGQPNRLHDRLVYSLTKTNKWNLYRLSP from the coding sequence ATGATTTTTGATTTAAGTAATTATAGGAAAATTTATAAAAAAAATTCTTTGATAGAAACAGAGGTCCCTTTAGATCCTTTCAAATTATTTCATAAATGGTTTCAAGAAGAAAAAAATATTCATAAAGTCAACGAAGAATATAATGCTATGTCGATTTCAACTATAGGAGAAGATGGAGTTCCTGAAACAAGGATAGTTTTGCTGAAAATGTATTCTGAAGAGGGATTTATTTTTTATACAAATTATCGGAGCCTTAAAGGTAGATCCATTCAAAAAAGACCAAAAGTATGTATATCTTTCTATTGGCCAAATACAGAAAGGCAAATTCTCATTAAAGGAAATGTGATGAAATTATCAAAAAATCAATCAGATGAATATTTTTCTAAAAGACCTATAGAAAATCAAGTAGGATGTTGGGCTTCTAAACAAAGTACTGTTGTTTTATCTAAACAACATTTATTGATTCAATATCGAAAGTGGAGTTCTTTCTTTAAAAAAAATATAATAAAACGTCCTTTTGATTGGGGGGGATATATCGTAAAACCCTATAAAATGGAGTTTTGGCAAGGACAACCGAATCGACTTCATGATAGATTGGTTTACAGTTTAACTAAAACTAATAAATGGAATCTGTATAGATTATCTCCCTGA
- a CDS encoding SanA/YdcF family protein, with protein MHGGGLNAYFKYRIDAACFLFYQKKIRYIIVSGDNREKNYNEPKMMKKELISKGIPDYFIYEDFSGISTIHSVLRVYKVFNQKKFTIISQRFHNERAIFIGNCFGLDVIGFNAKSLSFDCKTQFREILARIKAIWDIFLSLKSRKIG; from the coding sequence TTGCATGGAGGGGGATTAAATGCTTATTTTAAATATAGGATAGATGCCGCTTGTTTTCTGTTTTATCAGAAAAAAATTCGTTATATTATCGTAAGTGGAGATAATAGAGAAAAGAATTATAATGAACCAAAAATGATGAAAAAAGAATTAATAAGTAAGGGAATCCCCGATTATTTTATATATGAAGATTTTTCTGGAATCAGCACTATACATTCTGTATTAAGAGTCTATAAAGTTTTTAATCAAAAAAAGTTTACTATAATTTCTCAAAGATTTCATAATGAAAGAGCCATATTCATTGGAAATTGTTTCGGTTTAGATGTCATAGGTTTTAACGCTAAAAGTCTCTCTTTTGATTGTAAAACACAATTTAGAGAAATCTTAGCTAGAATCAAAGCTATATGGGATATTTTTTTATCTTTAAAATCAAGAAAGATAGGATAA
- the menD gene encoding 2-succinyl-5-enolpyruvyl-6-hydroxy-3-cyclohexene-1-carboxylic-acid synthase, protein MYSNKKIVQSLGEILKAKSIFHIIISPGSRNAPIIIHFTQHKDFKTYSIVDERCAGFFALGIAQKIKNPVVLSCTSGSAVVNYYPSVTEAFYQNIPLIFLTADRPKEIINILEGQTIHQENIFQNHVELSIQLTEDESKLGLWYNERLINESINKCIEKKKPIHINIPFSEPLYETTEFLHVKPKIINTFPVKNCIEKPKYYQKEKQIWKKSKKKMILLGLYNNTGKKLEKILNKLSKDPSIVIFTETTSHVYGKFFFSCIDQLLFSMKDTEWINLKPHILLTIGGNIISKKIKYFLRKKPPKYHWHIGENNDVNNYPDTYYRLTTYWPIEPEFFFKIFHFYSLESLKSSDYRYKWEKLKKCRRKKNDSFLKKEKSFSDLKVLFCIFKSIPNHSVLQLGNSTIIRYYQLFEKKNPSIKSYCNRGTSGIEGSVSTAIGYAVSSKKKVTLIIGDISFFYDSNALWNNYIPNNFRLILINNGGGSIFRSISEYKIPEKIFNFFETKHLFTAEKICEMHNWKYERISNKFSLKKSLNIFWNKSDVPCLLEINTQKSKNAKILKKYLSYLS, encoded by the coding sequence ATGTACTCAAATAAAAAGATTGTACAAAGTTTAGGAGAAATCCTAAAAGCTAAATCCATATTTCATATAATAATCTCTCCAGGTTCTAGAAACGCTCCAATAATTATTCACTTCACACAACATAAAGACTTTAAAACTTATAGTATTGTAGATGAACGTTGTGCAGGTTTTTTTGCTTTAGGAATAGCTCAAAAAATAAAGAATCCAGTAGTTCTTAGTTGTACTTCTGGATCTGCTGTTGTTAATTATTATCCTTCAGTGACAGAAGCTTTTTATCAAAATATTCCACTTATTTTTCTTACAGCAGATCGTCCTAAAGAAATTATAAATATTCTAGAAGGACAAACCATTCATCAAGAAAATATTTTTCAAAACCATGTAGAATTATCTATTCAATTAACAGAAGATGAATCAAAATTAGGATTATGGTATAATGAAAGATTAATCAATGAATCTATTAATAAATGTATCGAAAAAAAAAAACCGATACATATTAATATTCCATTTTCAGAACCTCTTTATGAAACCACTGAATTTTTACACGTAAAACCTAAAATTATCAATACTTTTCCTGTAAAAAATTGTATTGAAAAACCTAAATATTATCAAAAAGAAAAACAGATATGGAAAAAATCTAAAAAAAAAATGATTTTGCTAGGTTTATATAATAATACAGGAAAAAAATTAGAAAAAATTTTAAATAAATTAAGTAAAGATCCTTCCATAGTTATTTTCACGGAAACTACATCTCATGTGTACGGAAAATTTTTTTTCTCCTGTATAGATCAACTACTTTTCAGTATGAAAGATACTGAATGGATAAATTTAAAACCTCACATTTTATTAACTATTGGTGGAAATATTATATCCAAAAAAATAAAGTATTTTTTAAGAAAAAAACCTCCTAAGTATCATTGGCACATAGGAGAAAATAATGATGTAAATAATTACCCAGATACCTATTATAGACTAACCACCTATTGGCCTATAGAACCAGAATTTTTTTTCAAAATATTTCATTTTTACAGTTTAGAAAGTTTAAAATCATCGGATTATCGATATAAATGGGAAAAATTGAAAAAATGTAGAAGAAAAAAGAATGACTCTTTTTTAAAAAAGGAGAAAAGTTTTTCAGATCTCAAAGTTTTATTTTGCATATTCAAATCTATTCCTAATCATTCAGTTTTACAATTAGGAAATAGCACGATAATAAGATATTATCAACTTTTTGAGAAAAAAAACCCCTCCATAAAATCTTATTGTAATAGAGGAACTTCTGGGATAGAAGGAAGTGTTTCTACTGCGATAGGTTATGCGGTTAGTAGCAAAAAAAAGGTAACTTTAATTATCGGAGACATAAGTTTTTTTTACGATAGTAATGCCTTATGGAATAATTATATTCCAAATAATTTTCGACTTATACTTATTAACAATGGAGGAGGTAGTATTTTTAGATCTATTTCAGAATATAAAATTCCTGAAAAAATATTCAATTTTTTTGAAACAAAACATCTTTTTACTGCAGAAAAAATTTGTGAAATGCATAATTGGAAATATGAAAGAATATCCAATAAATTCTCTTTGAAAAAGAGTTTAAATATTTTTTGGAATAAATCGGATGTTCCTTGTCTACTAGAAATAAATACTCAAAAATCTAAAAATGCAAAAATTTTGAAAAAATATTTATCCTATCTTTCTTGA
- the fmt gene encoding methionyl-tRNA formyltransferase — translation MKKFPRIVFIGSTPFSFFSLKELYTRKYNIVGIITTPDPPFFKKKNSFPIKEYALENHIPLLQPKNLLDYSFLRNFTMWKADIQIVVSFRILPIEIWSYPKMGTFNLHASLLPQYKGAAPINWVILNGEKKTGLTTFFISNQVDSGNILLQKEVEVKKDETAGELEDKLKKISGSIVRKTLEGILQKKIKPIPQKIISSSLLKYAPKISPIDCKIHWKENSIDFIYNKIRGLSPHPSAWTTLFFHKNKFVRFKIFFVKKIRKVHNFPIGLVILSSCEMKISVKEGFISVIEGQIEGKKKMNIKNLINGIQIRKNLFVR, via the coding sequence ATGAAAAAATTTCCTAGAATTGTATTTATAGGTTCTACTCCTTTTTCTTTCTTCTCTTTGAAAGAATTATATACTCGAAAATATAATATTGTAGGAATAATCACGACTCCTGATCCTCCATTTTTTAAAAAAAAAAATTCTTTTCCTATCAAAGAATATGCTTTAGAAAATCATATTCCTCTTTTACAACCAAAAAATCTTTTGGATTATTCTTTTTTGAGAAATTTTACAATGTGGAAAGCAGATATACAAATTGTTGTTTCTTTTAGAATTTTACCTATAGAAATTTGGTCTTATCCAAAAATGGGGACTTTTAATTTACATGCCTCACTTCTTCCTCAATATAAAGGAGCTGCCCCTATAAATTGGGTTATTCTCAATGGAGAAAAAAAAACTGGATTAACTACTTTTTTTATTTCTAATCAAGTAGATTCTGGAAATATTCTTTTGCAAAAAGAAGTAGAGGTAAAAAAAGATGAAACGGCTGGAGAACTTGAAGATAAATTAAAAAAGATTAGTGGATCTATAGTTAGAAAAACATTAGAAGGAATTTTACAAAAAAAAATTAAACCTATTCCGCAAAAAATCATAAGTTCTTCCTTATTAAAATATGCCCCAAAAATATCTCCTATAGATTGTAAAATTCATTGGAAGGAAAATTCTATAGATTTTATTTATAATAAGATAAGAGGACTTAGTCCTCATCCATCAGCATGGACAACATTATTTTTTCATAAAAATAAATTTGTAAGATTCAAAATTTTCTTTGTAAAAAAAATACGAAAAGTACACAATTTTCCAATTGGATTAGTCATCCTTTCTTCCTGTGAAATGAAAATTTCTGTAAAAGAAGGATTTATATCTGTGATTGAAGGACAAATAGAAGGGAAAAAAAAAATGAATATAAAAAACTTAATTAACGGAATACAAATAAGAAAAAATCTTTTTGTTCGATAA
- the secA gene encoding preprotein translocase subunit SecA, whose protein sequence is MSFFKKILKNLLGNKNERDLQEVKKFIIHIKEEEKKISFLPDDELRNSTKKFKEIIKEATKKFYEKEKYFIKKIKEKSYSISTLEEIYLKIEKLREECYNTEKEVLMNLLSKAFAVIKETAKRFKEKKQLIVKSTLFDKELSKKKSYVLLQNDKAIWKNKWDAYGKSIIWDMVHYDVQLMGGVVLHQGKIAEMATGEGKTFVATLSAYLNALSGRGVHIVTVNNYLSKRDANWMAPLMEFHGLRVDCIDNYPSSNGYMRKKAYQADITYGTNNEFGFDYLRDNMACSKEELVQRDLNYAIIDEIDSVLIDEARTPLVISGPVHPHKDNKEEFKLLKDKVEKIVNQQNIEITKFFQESKNLIKSGEKKLGGFKLFQAYRGLPKKKSLIKFLSEDKIRLLLQKVESQYLQDNGRDMHKVDQDLYFVIDEKNNTVELTDKGIEFLSKNVEDVGFFVLPDINVEITELEKENHSKEKETKEKENLLKNFTVKLQRIHTVNQLLKAYTLFERDIDYVVMDGKVKIVDEQTGRIMEGRRYSDGLHQAIEAKEKVKIESSSQTFATITLQNYFRMYKKISGMTGTAETEAGEFWHIYKLDVVVIPTHKTMQRQDLQDLVFKTKREKYNAIIEKIIHLSKYEQRPVLVGTTSVEVSEFLSRALKFRKIAHNVLNAKLHDKEAEIIEKAGLPGSVTIATNMAGRGTDIKLSNEVVKYGGLAVLGTERHDSRRVDNQLRGRSGRQGDPGSSQFYVSLEDNLIRLFLDSERLSKLMDRFGHKEGDIIQHPLLTKSIERAQKKIEDNNFSIRKRLLDYDDVINKQREFIYKKRRNALCGEELSLDISNMIYVLLDNMILLNKSLNDFKNLEYEFIQTFGLVFPIKESEFFSYKERDCINYLHDLIIDFYEKKKERIAFKEIIPVISHIIEKDETDYQIQVMFTDGINNISSVSSLKEIYDSRGLSLFSIFEKKTILCFLDEKWKEHLREMDSLRYSVQNAVFEQKDPLIVYKQNAFNLFQERVYEINKQVISFLLKSIIMKSDILCIPNHPRMIDPFLKGKNGKKLGRNNRINIRHLITGETKNIKFKQVDFFLEKGEWIIEDDLF, encoded by the coding sequence ATGAGTTTTTTTAAAAAAATATTAAAAAATTTATTGGGAAATAAAAATGAGAGAGATCTTCAAGAAGTAAAAAAATTCATCATTCATATAAAAGAAGAAGAAAAAAAAATATCTTTTTTACCAGATGATGAATTAAGGAATAGCACTAAAAAATTTAAAGAGATCATAAAAGAGGCTACAAAAAAATTTTATGAAAAGGAAAAATATTTCATTAAAAAAATAAAGGAAAAATCTTATTCTATAAGTACTTTAGAGGAAATTTACTTGAAAATAGAAAAACTGCGAGAAGAATGTTACAATACGGAAAAAGAAGTCTTGATGAATCTTTTATCCAAAGCTTTTGCAGTTATTAAGGAAACAGCTAAACGTTTTAAAGAAAAAAAGCAACTTATAGTCAAGTCTACTCTTTTTGACAAGGAATTGTCAAAAAAAAAATCTTATGTTTTATTGCAAAATGATAAGGCGATCTGGAAGAATAAATGGGACGCATATGGAAAATCTATCATATGGGATATGGTTCATTATGATGTTCAATTAATGGGAGGAGTAGTTTTACATCAAGGAAAAATAGCGGAAATGGCAACTGGAGAAGGAAAAACATTTGTGGCTACTTTATCTGCTTATTTAAATGCTCTATCTGGAAGGGGAGTTCACATTGTTACAGTAAACAATTATTTATCTAAAAGAGATGCTAATTGGATGGCTCCTTTAATGGAATTTCATGGATTAAGAGTGGATTGTATTGATAATTATCCATCTTCTAATGGATATATGCGTAAAAAAGCTTACCAAGCGGATATTACTTATGGAACTAATAATGAATTTGGTTTTGATTATTTACGTGATAATATGGCTTGTTCTAAAGAAGAATTAGTTCAAAGGGATTTGAATTATGCTATTATAGATGAAATTGATTCTGTTTTAATAGATGAAGCACGTACTCCTTTAGTGATATCAGGACCAGTTCACCCTCATAAAGATAATAAAGAGGAATTTAAATTATTAAAGGATAAAGTAGAAAAAATTGTTAATCAACAAAATATAGAAATTACAAAATTTTTTCAAGAATCTAAAAATTTAATTAAATCTGGAGAAAAAAAATTAGGTGGTTTTAAACTTTTTCAGGCTTACCGTGGTTTACCAAAAAAAAAATCATTGATTAAATTCTTAAGTGAAGATAAAATACGTTTGCTTTTACAAAAAGTGGAAAGTCAATATTTACAAGATAATGGTAGAGATATGCATAAAGTAGATCAAGATCTTTATTTTGTCATTGATGAAAAAAATAATACTGTAGAATTAACAGATAAAGGAATTGAATTTCTATCTAAAAATGTAGAAGATGTAGGTTTTTTTGTCTTACCTGATATTAATGTGGAAATTACTGAATTAGAAAAAGAAAATCACTCAAAAGAGAAAGAAACAAAAGAAAAAGAAAATCTTTTAAAAAATTTTACTGTCAAATTACAACGTATACATACTGTTAATCAACTTCTTAAAGCTTATACGTTATTTGAAAGAGATATAGATTATGTAGTTATGGATGGAAAAGTGAAAATTGTGGATGAACAAACTGGTCGGATTATGGAAGGAAGACGTTATTCAGATGGTCTTCACCAAGCTATTGAAGCTAAAGAAAAAGTAAAAATAGAATCTTCTAGTCAAACTTTTGCTACCATAACTTTACAAAATTATTTTAGAATGTATAAAAAAATTTCTGGAATGACTGGAACTGCAGAAACAGAAGCTGGAGAATTTTGGCATATCTATAAATTAGACGTAGTAGTCATTCCTACACATAAAACTATGCAAAGACAGGATTTACAAGATCTAGTTTTCAAAACAAAACGTGAAAAGTATAACGCAATTATAGAAAAAATTATTCATTTATCTAAATATGAACAACGTCCTGTTCTTGTTGGAACCACATCTGTTGAAGTTTCTGAATTTCTTAGCAGAGCTTTAAAATTTAGGAAAATAGCACATAATGTTTTAAATGCTAAATTACATGATAAAGAAGCGGAAATTATAGAGAAAGCAGGACTCCCTGGATCAGTCACTATAGCAACCAATATGGCAGGAAGAGGGACGGATATAAAGCTTTCGAATGAAGTCGTAAAATATGGAGGTTTAGCTGTTTTAGGTACGGAAAGACATGATTCTAGAAGGGTAGATAATCAATTAAGAGGACGTTCTGGACGTCAAGGGGATCCAGGCTCTTCTCAGTTTTATGTATCGCTAGAAGATAATTTAATTCGTTTATTTCTTGATTCAGAAAGACTTTCTAAATTAATGGATCGTTTCGGACATAAAGAAGGAGATATTATTCAACATCCTTTATTAACAAAATCTATAGAAAGAGCACAAAAAAAAATAGAAGATAATAACTTTAGTATACGTAAACGTTTGCTAGATTATGATGATGTTATTAATAAACAGCGAGAATTTATTTATAAAAAACGTAGAAATGCTTTATGTGGAGAAGAGTTAAGTTTAGATATTTCTAATATGATCTATGTTTTATTAGACAATATGATATTGTTGAACAAATCTTTGAATGATTTTAAAAATTTGGAATATGAATTCATTCAAACTTTTGGACTTGTATTTCCTATAAAAGAGAGTGAATTTTTTTCTTATAAAGAACGTGATTGTATCAATTATCTTCATGATCTTATTATAGATTTTTATGAGAAAAAAAAAGAAAGAATAGCTTTTAAAGAAATTATTCCTGTTATATCTCATATAATAGAGAAGGACGAAACTGATTATCAAATTCAGGTTATGTTTACGGATGGAATCAACAATATTAGTTCTGTATCAAGCTTAAAAGAAATTTATGATAGTCGTGGATTATCATTGTTCTCTATATTTGAAAAAAAAACTATATTGTGTTTTTTAGATGAAAAATGGAAAGAACATTTACGAGAAATGGATAGTTTGCGATATTCAGTGCAAAATGCAGTTTTTGAACAAAAAGATCCTCTGATTGTTTATAAGCAAAATGCTTTTAATTTATTTCAAGAAAGAGTTTATGAAATTAACAAACAGGTAATTTCTTTTTTGCTGAAGTCTATTATAATGAAAAGTGATATTTTATGTATTCCAAATCATCCTAGAATGATAGATCCTTTTTTGAAAGGAAAAAATGGGAAAAAATTAGGAAGAAATAATAGAATTAATATCCGTCATCTAATTACAGGAGAAACTAAAAACATAAAATTTAAACAAGTGGATTTTTTTTTAGAAAAGGGAGAATGGATCATAGAAGACGATCTTTTTTAG